CTTCGGCGTTCCGGGCCGACGCACGCGGGACCACGGTCCGCAGGATCTCCTCGACGCGATCGGTGATGTCCGCCCGGTCGTTCAGGACCCACGAGATGTGCTGGGCGCCGAAGAAGGCGGAGACCAGGACCCGCGCGATGACGTCCGGGTCGGAGTCGGCGGGCAACTGGCCCTCCTCCCGGGCCTGTTGGAACCGGCCGGTGAGCGACTCGGTGTAGTCCCGGTACGGCATCGGCATGTCGGCGCCGATGAGCGCGCGCTCGATCTGCAGCCGGGCGCCCGCCTGGACCGTGATGTCGTCGCGGAAGGCGAGGGCCGTGCGGACGAGGAGTTCGGTCACGGCGTCGAGCGGGGACAGGTCGGACCCCTGCACGTTCTGCTTGATCACTTCGAGCTGGTGGTAGAACTCCTCGGCCACGGCCTGGGCGAGCGCCTCCTTGTTGGCGAAGTGGAAGTAGACGGCTCCCTTGGTGACACCGGCGAGTTCGGCCACGTCCATGACGGTGACCGCGGGGAACCCCTTCGTCGCGAACGCCTCGGCCGCCGCGCCGAGCACCTGCCCGCGCGTGCGTACGGCGCGCTCCTGCTTGAGGCCGGTGTCCTTGTGCCGGGGAGCGGTGGTGGTCCGGGCGGCCCGGGCCTCTCGGGAACTGCTGTCCGCGGCCATGGTGTTGTCCGTCCTCGTGCGGCGACACGTTCGGTCAGGAATATACCTTCGAGAACGTACGATAATTCGCCGCCCGATGGTGAACTCCGCCTGGGGCTGGGGGGGGCGGGCTCAGTCGAGGCCGCGCACGATGTGCGTCTCCGCGGGGTCGTCGAAGTCGGCGTCGAAGTAGGCGGCGGCGTCGTGGCCGTGGTCGTCGTCATGGGCGGAGGAGCCCTCGCGCTCGTCCGGGGACCCGTATGTCTC
Above is a genomic segment from Streptomyces sp. R21 containing:
- a CDS encoding ScbR family autoregulator-binding transcription factor translates to MAADSSSREARAARTTTAPRHKDTGLKQERAVRTRGQVLGAAAEAFATKGFPAVTVMDVAELAGVTKGAVYFHFANKEALAQAVAEEFYHQLEVIKQNVQGSDLSPLDAVTELLVRTALAFRDDITVQAGARLQIERALIGADMPMPYRDYTESLTGRFQQAREEGQLPADSDPDVIARVLVSAFFGAQHISWVLNDRADITDRVEEILRTVVPRASARNAEGAAYADVVSE